The sequence below is a genomic window from Paenibacillus sp. DCT19.
TACAGAACCTCTCTCTCAGAGCGACTGCACGAAGCACCCACTGCACAACCTCGTTACCGATGTCGCTACTTATATTCGCAAACATTATGAGAAGCCACTGACTTTGGAAGAAACAGCTAGACAATTCTTCATCAGCTCTTCCTACTTGAGCCGCATATTCTACAGACTGACAGGCTTTCATTTTCGGGAGTATGTCGTGCACATTCGAATTCAACAGGCCAAGCGACTCATTACCCAATCCAATAGCAAAATCCAGGACATTGCCTCACTTGTCGGGTTTGAGCATCTGTCCCACTTTAACAAAACCTTCAAGAGGGTAACAGGTTACAACCCTTCACACTATCGAAAAGAAATCAAATTTCGTCAGGGGGAACGCCTGTTTCAACCTAGTAAAGAACTCTAATTCAAACCTTCATAATCAAACCAATCAAAGTCAGCAAACGTTGTACTAGGAGCTCCCTGAGAGCTGGCGTAAAGGCCGATGTATGTTCCTGTGAAACCTCCAGCCAGGTCAGTGCTTAACAGCCTTCCATCGACATTCGTGCAGAGTGTCTTCCACTCATCTGTCTCTTCTGTTCTAAAGTAGAAACTATAATCCTGATGACGCGCTTCCACTTTCAGCTGAACTCTGCCTCCATCACATCGGTTAGAACCAAGCTCTTTTTCTTCTCCCTCGAAGCGTTCGATTAGGCGAAGAATATACCTGTCACCTTCACGTGATAAGACAAAGCGGAAATGAAAGTTCGCGTTATGCAGCAGCACTAAGCCAGCCACTTCACCATTCGCTTGGGGTTCAAATATAAGACTTACTGCAGCGATAAAACTTAAATGCTGTTGGCGTCGTCCAATAAAAGAGGGGTTCCCTTGCTCTATTAACTGTTCCGGCTTCAGTTTTAAACGCAGATATCCTGGATGTTCAGTTAGACTCCAGAACTCACCACGGGGTGTTCGAAGGAAATTCCAAACGGGAGATAGTTCTGCGACATCAAAATCCTCTCTCACAGAGGGGATCTCCCACGTGTGTTCTGGCAGGTTCGGGGCAACCGTCTCAAACTCCAACATTCCTTTTCCAGGACTAACCACTGGCCACTCATTTTCCCAAATTACAGGTGCAAGAAACGTCTCACGACCAAGATTGCGGTAATAACCTCCCGCAGTGCGGGAAGCAAGACAAAACATCCACCACTCGCCATGTTGAGTCTCCACCAGTTCCCCGTGACCCACGTTGACAATTGGAAACTCTCTTCCAAGATGCCTGTGAGTCAAAATGGGATTAGCTTTGTGACCCTCATAAGGACCCTTGACGTTCCTGCTCCTTGCTATGGTGACTGCATGGGTGTGGCCAGTTCCTCCTTCTGCGACAGTAACATAGTACCATTTGCCAATTTTGTATAGATGAGCACCTTCTTGTGCATGTGCAACCTTAAGTGCTCCTTGCCAGATACTACACTTCTCTCCAACCAATCTACCTTGACTCAGATCGATTTCCTGCAACCAGATGTCCATGTGTTTGGGATATTCCTGCCCTCCTGGAGGAACTCGGTTGCCTGTATAATATACGCGGCCATCATCGAAGAACAGAGATGGATCAATACCGGGAGCATCTTCTAGCCAAACAGGGTCTGACCAGTCTCCGGCAGGATCGGTAGCCGTAACATAGAAATTATGCTGCTGTTTCTCATTATCGACGTAGGTTGTAATCATATAAAAGATCCCATTATGATAGCGGATCGTAGGTGCCCAGATTCCCATAGATGG
It includes:
- a CDS encoding glycoside hydrolase family 43 protein, translated to MRKFQNPVLPGFYPDPSAIRVGEDYYLVTSSFEYFPGVPLFHSKDLVNWRQLGHILDRPSQLNLDHIAPSMGIWAPTIRYHNGIFYMITTYVDNEKQQHNFYVTATDPAGDWSDPVWLEDAPGIDPSLFFDDGRVYYTGNRVPPGGQEYPKHMDIWLQEIDLSQGRLVGEKCSIWQGALKVAHAQEGAHLYKIGKWYYVTVAEGGTGHTHAVTIARSRNVKGPYEGHKANPILTHRHLGREFPIVNVGHGELVETQHGEWWMFCLASRTAGGYYRNLGRETFLAPVIWENEWPVVSPGKGMLEFETVAPNLPEHTWEIPSVREDFDVAELSPVWNFLRTPRGEFWSLTEHPGYLRLKLKPEQLIEQGNPSFIGRRQQHLSFIAAVSLIFEPQANGEVAGLVLLHNANFHFRFVLSREGDRYILRLIERFEGEEKELGSNRCDGGRVQLKVEARHQDYSFYFRTEETDEWKTLCTNVDGRLLSTDLAGGFTGTYIGLYASSQGAPSTTFADFDWFDYEGLN